The following nucleotide sequence is from Lonchura striata isolate bLonStr1 chromosome 17, bLonStr1.mat, whole genome shotgun sequence.
TCACAGGCAGCATTTTCCAGGGCTCTATTCCATGTGCTGGAGGACACACCTGCTGAAGTACAGCAGAACAGGAGAGATGTGCATGCAACTCTCCAGGAACAGCCTGTGTCATTTCTCATCAGCCATTTACTCCTTTTAAACTGGCACAGCTCAGTCTCAATTCTTAACTTtgctgaagaaatatttttccctggGATGCTGTTCCACAAGTAAAAAAGGTGGGAGAAAAGAGCTGCTGTGTTGGGACGAAATGCTCTACCCTGTGTCGATGGAGAAATGGCACACATGAAGTTCAGAGAGAGAAGTACAAGCACTAGAATTCTCTGCCAATTCATAGTCCTGGAAACGAGGATGAAGAACTGGCTCTGAGATTCTCCTGCAGCGAGATTCCCAGTGAAGCATCTTTAAAGATGCAGCAAGAGCAattcaatgaaataaaaaagcagacTGCTGGAGACAGAGAATCTAACAATTGCATGGAGTTTTTTCATTGACTGTAGACAGTACATTCAAGAAGTTTAGAAGCAGAAAGTTTTGAGAGCTGAAAAGTTGGAAAATAACAAGGCAATAGTTAACAGAGAACAAACCTGAAATTTTTCAGGCTgctagaaaaatgaaattatttgtaAAGACTTGAGTAGAGATGTCTCTACAATAGGaagcagggaagaaaaggctcagagcagctttGTGGTGTATTTTGACTTCTCCTTTGAAGAACCTTGTAAAATTGTGTGCTGCTGAAGGAATGGCAACGGGAAGAGGGGAAGGATCTGAGAAGGCAGGGAAATTAATAACTGCACTTCAGGTCTGGCACTCACCTGACAAAACTGGAAAATAGAACTCTACACATGTAATTTCTTTGTATTAATTTGAAAATCTTGGCTGCTTCTTGGAAGTAGCCAGAAGTCAGTGACCTGTGTGTCCCTTGGCAGGGAAGCACAGtgctcttctcccagcctgcCCCATACCTCTCCAACAGTGAATCCCAGCTGCCTAGCCCGGACAATCATCTCCATCTGGAAGACGTATCCTTTAGAAACACACTTCTCCATCAGCTTCTCTAAGACTTCTTTTCTGTACAACCTGTAAACAATTCCAAAGGAAATAAAGCCTGAAGCCCAACTGCTGGAATTTAGAAATCTAGACAGTGTGTAGGAATCCGAACTGCAATCACTCAGCTCATTACTATTTATAAAACTCCCTAATGAGGTCACGGGAGCAGCAGATTTTGCAATCTAATCCACTGCCACCTTTTCCAAACAGATTTCACAGTCCACAGTAAAGAATGTCTGTTCTTACTCCAGCTCCTTGTCCAGCAGTTTCTTAATTTCCAATAAATGTCAGGAATTGCAAACCAGAGCCCTACCTGAAACTCCCTGTTAGATCTGATGCCCCTGGTCTCAGCAAGACCTGAGTCAGAAAATTGGCTCCACgactgtgaaagaaaacaaacatatcAGAGTTGTTTAGTACAAAGAGATGAGCACTTACTCCAGCCTTAAAAACCAGGAGCAATCCAAATCCAGCTGCAGATCAGGCTGTAACCAGCTTGTGCTCCAGTTTCTTTGCAGGATAAATGAACCAACATGAACACCTCCTGTTCTCTGGGGGGCCCAGAGCACCCAGctgtgcaggctgaggtgtcctcccagctcagcctgttCCCTGGCTGGTGGAACTGGGTGTCTGTCCCAGCCCGAGGCCCCGTTCCAACCCATCTCCCAAGCCCACCCATGTCACTCCAGTCCTTCTTGGTGGATTTGAACCACAGAACTGCCCAGTGCTGGGTGCTTCTGCTATTGAGTGTGActctgcagtgcccagcaggtACAGCAGTCCTGGGGACTGAGGAGGTCAGCTTACAGGGATGGAGTACTTGGAATTATTATTTACAAGGAACAGATTTCTGTGTGAAGAGCTGGAAAGTACTAACCTGATTAACTTTCTTTTCAAATCCCAGCCATACACTCCTCCGTTTCCTTTATATCTTGTTCCAGATACAATATCAAAATTGCCTTCTTGCTGCTTTCTATAAACAATTGGTTTATCAGAAAAACTGAAGGAATGTTTCAAAGTTCAAATTTCAAAGTAAGAACAATCACTCTTTTTCAatacaaaatatgtattttacaaACTTCTGAACAAGTAAGAAGAGAGGCAAGCAATAGTTACGGTGGCTGTGAGCATTATTCAAACACATGCTGATTGTTCTCTTATAAAGAGCTACTTCAGGGTATCTAATAATTTTACTTTGCCCACAAAGGCATAGAATTTTATAGGCTGCCtcataaataatttataaagaTAAACTTTCATACTATAATCAGCACCTACCTGATAAACTCTGGAATAAATTTTGgctgaaatgaaagaaagacAGATCAGAAAAAAGGGCAGGGGTAAAACAACAGCAACCACTGAAAGCTGAATTACAGGAGACTGTacccacagaagaaaaaatgcagCCTTACATGGTGGGAGAGGTCAGCATCCATAATAACGATGAAATTCCCAGTGGCATACTTCATTCCATGAATATAAGCAGTGCCTGATGGACACAGAAATAATTGCCCTCACTCTTTTAACACAGAAACTCACAGAGAAAGTTCACTTGAGGATGGGCCACTACTTGAAATGTCATTTCCAAAGCACCACCTGCACTCAGGAGCCTCAGGGAACAGGCTGGGCTCCAGATCCTCACCAATCCCTCACACCCCCGTCCTGGGCTCGGTGGGTGCAGGGCAGGACCGAGGTTCTGGGAAACCTTCTAGAAACACACTGGGGTTTTTATGTGCATTTTTAAAGCTTGTTTGTTTACAAACAACTGGatgaaaatgtgtttctgcttttgggctttactgtgatttttttctggacCTTAATACATTGGATCAATCAAAGCATTCAGCAGAatcttttatttacttttattaatCAGAGTTAATAAGGACTTACCCAGGCCCAACTTCCTTGCTCTGGGTCTCAGAAGCTACAGGAGATATAAAAAATAGATAGATGATTTGATattacagttttaaaaaatactctgATATTTCTTATATATTTTTGTCTTAAAGCAATCTTTATAAATGCAACTTAGTccagaaatacttaaaaaaactTGGCATTTACGCAGTAACAGACTGAAAAAGTATCTGACTGCCACTAAGTAAATGACAGCATCTTGTATATAACTGAGGGTTAGGCAGCAATATATtacatagattaaaaaaaacccaaaaactccTGTTCTTGAGGAATGCAACGagacagattaaaaataaatcataatcCCAGTCCAGCTTTCATCTTTACTATTTCTTTACTCCTGCAGTCAATGAAAATGAGATTAAATCTTATCCAAAGCCCATCTTTCCCTCAGGCCTGCACCAAGCACAGCACCATTCACAGTCATTGCTCAGGAGCAACGCACCAAGGATTGACAGCGTTCTGCAAGCAATTCCCGGTCTCGTGTGTTTGCTCAGAATGAACTGTCCTGAGCTTACACTTGTCTAACGTGGTGTACAACACCCTGTGTAAGGGTGTGAAGAAAGGGCAGAACCCAGGGACTCCATCCCAGCTCTCAAGGACTTACAGGACTTTCCAATAcaaaaaatataggaaaaaaattaccgAATACACAACTCACTATTTTATCTGATCCatatattttttccagttgCTGAGCAACTTCCTGTGTCCCATCCGGGCTTCCATCATCTATGATGATAATTTCAAAGTCGATCCCACTGGAAGGAGAATGATTTCCCCGTGAGCAGGCGGGGTGCCCAGGGAGGCTGGGAgcgcccatccctggaggtgcctgaggaagggctgcagagcttcgggctggggacaggctggatttggggcaCGGCTGGGAATGGATGTCCCGGCAGGGATTTCCAGCCCAGTGCTCTGTCACCCGCAAAGGGGACACCTGTGTGCGCACTGCGGCGTCCCGCCCGGGGTCACTTTATGGTAATAAACTGCGTGTGGGTAACTCCAGCCCTACAGCCACCGCCGTCAGTGCGCAGCCCTGCCCGAACCCCGCGGCGGGAGCGCCCGTCCCGCTGCGAGCGCGGCCCCACGGTGCTCCCCGCGGTTCTCCCCGCGCTGCTCCCCGCGGTTCTCCCCGCGCTGCTCCCCGCGCTGCTCCCCGCGGTTCTCCCCGCGCTGCTCCCCGCGGTTCTCCCCGCGCTGCTCCCCGCGGTTCTCCCCGCGGTTCTCCCCGCGCTGCTCCCCGCGGTTCTCCCCGCGCTGCTCCCCGCGGTTCTCCCCGCGCTGCTCCCCGCGGTTCTCCCCGCGGTTCTCCCCGCGCTGCTCCCCGCGGTTCTCCCCGCGGTTCTCCCCGCGCTGCTCCCCGCGCTGCTCCCCGCGGTTCTCCCCGCGCTGCTCCCCTCGGTTCTCCCCGCGGTACCTGTCGCGGAAGGTGCGCACCAGCAGCCACACGACCAGCGGCAGGTTGTCGCGCTCGTTGTAGGTGGGCAGCAGCACGGAGACGCGGCCGGGGCGCCGCGCCGCCATGGCGGCAGTGACGCGGCGGaagcggcggggccgcggcggccatggcgggggcggcggcggcggcgcggctgcGGGCCGAGATCCGCCGGCGGGAGCGCGAGCTGCGCGGGCTGCGCGAGCGGCTGGCGGCCGAGCTGGCGCGGGGCGACGCGGGGGACGccgaggatgaggatggagccCGCGGGGTGCGGGAACCCTCGGCGGCCGAGCCGGCGCGGGGGGATGccgaggatgaggatggagccCGCGGGGTGCGGGAACCCTCGGCGGCCGAGCCGGCGCGGGGGGAcgctgaggatgaggatggagccCGCGGGATGAGGGAGCGGCCGGCGGCCGAGCTGGCGAGGGGGGACTCGGGGGATGCcgacgaggaggacgatgacgaggaggaggaggaggagggagcgcTCGGCTTCCCCGCGgagctgccgccgctgccggcgCGGTCGGCGCTGAGCGCGGCGGAGATCCTGCGGTACAGCCGgcagctggtgctgcccgaGCTGGGCGTGCGCGGGCAGCTGCGCCTGGCGCGGAGCTCCGTGCTGGTGGTGGGCTGCGGCGGGCTGGGCTGCCCGCTGGCGCAGTACCTGGCGGCGGCCGGCGTGGGccggctggggctgctggaccACGACGTGGTGGAGACGAGCAACCTGCAGCGGCAGGTGCTGCACGGCGaggcgcggcgcggccggccCAAGGCGCGCtcggcggccgcggcgctgcgGCGGCTGAACTCGGCCGTGCAGTACGTGCCCTACCGCGGGGCGCTGCGGCCGCGCTCCGCGCTGCGCCTCGTGCGCCAGTACGACATCGTGGCCGACTGCTCCGACAACGTCGCCACCCGCTACCTGGTGAGCGATGCCTGCGTGCTGGCCGGCAGGCCGCTGGTGTCGGGCAGCGCGCTgcgcctcgaggggcagctggcCGTGTACAACTACCGCGGCGGGCCCTGCTACCGCTGCCTCttcccgcggccgccgccgcccgacGCCGTCACCAACTGCGCGGACGGCGGCGTGCTCGGGGCCGTCACCGGCGTCATCGGCTGCATGCAGGCGCTGGAGGTGCTGAAGATCGCCTCGGGCGTGGGCTCCTCCTTCGGCCGCTGCATGCTGATGTTCGACGGCCTCGAGGGCAGGTTCCGCCACATCAAGCTGCGGCCGCGGAAAGCGGACTGCGCGGCGTGCGGGGACAGCCCCAGCATCACCTGCCTGCAGGATTACGAGGCGTTCTGCGGCTCCTCTGCCACGGACCAGTGCCGGGCGCTGCGGCTGCTGCCCGCCGGGGACAGGATCTCCGTGCGGCGCTACCGGGAGCTGCTGGACGCGCGGGAGCCGCACCTGCTGCTGGACGTGCGGCCGCAGGTGGAGGCGGAGATCTGCCGCCTGCCGCACGCCCTCCACATCCCgctgaggaggctgcaggagaGAGACCAGGAATCTCTGCAGCTTTTACAAAGCAGAATTTGCGAAGAAAAGCAGAGGGCTGAGGGCCAGACCTCTCTCCCTGTTTATGTTGTTTGCAAGTTAGGAAATGATTCCCAGAAGGCTGTAAAAATTCTGCAGGAGTTGCCTGCCGAAGAATTTGGTTCTGTGTCAGCTAAGGATATTAAAGGGGGGCTCATGGCTTGGGCCACTAAAATTGACCCAACGTTTCCTCAGTACTAGAATTCTAAATGGTGAAAAAATCACCATATTTTTAGAGCAAGTTCTGTAGGGTTCCATCTCCTCTGTGTAATGGCTATATCGTGGAAAAACCAGACAGAAATACCATACTGATTTTTTAtgtaaccttttttttttcctaagaaaatgcttatttttgtAGTTGTctgattatttttataaatatggaAATCTACCCATGAAAGTGGAAAGAAATATGTTCCTTGGTTATGATTTAATAGTAAAAATTTGGCATAACTACTGATTTGTGCACGTGATGATTGAGAATATCCTAATTAGCAATTGTAACctggaaaacaacaaaacacaggAATCATGTTATTATTCAGTCCCTGAACTGTTTAACAAATTGAAACGGTGCATGAAAcgaataaaaaataattactgttAATCTCTAGCTGGTCTGTAGCACTATTAATCTGTCACAGGGGATTGCCAGGACAGCACTAATGAGACCATGGTGGTCAGCACCTTTCCATTCTCTGCAGAGTGTGTTTATGTGTGTTTATGGACTAGAAGAGCACCAGGGCGTTGAGAACTTCCAGAGCCATCCATCCTCATTTATTGGGTGGCAAAGCAGTGGATTCCTCAGCTTGAATAGAGAAACTGAGGTTAACTGTTAATAAGACATAAGTTTGACCCCGGAAAGTTGGTCaaacagacagaaaatgcttttatcAGTGCTTGGAAGATTTCAGAGATTGGGAGATAATGAGGAggtgagagaggaaaaaaaaataggtgttTATCCTCCCTCCTGCAAGGACAAAGACCTGTCTCCTGAGTTTTCTCCCTGTTGCTGTGGCAGTGGCACCTCCCCAGCTGGATTTCCTCGCAGGCATGAAGAGCTCTGCACATCTGGGGAGTGTCTGTACTTCACTgaatgaaaagaaagagaaataaatagcTTCTCAACAGAGCTGCTTGAGGCCTCATCACCTCAGCATACTAATTATCTCCTTATATTAATTAAGGTATGGATTTCTTTACTtcctgaggaggaaaaaaacatctgtCATGACTAATCTTCACATTGTaccggggaaaaaaaaggaagagtgTCATTATAATTAGTAGTTGAAAAGGTGTATTTTGGTAAAATAAATTGGAGAACAGCCACACTCCCAGCTGCATTATAACGTGTCATGGTTCTAGCAAGGGCAGTCTCTTGAAAGAACAGCAGTGAATTTGTAACCAGAGTCAGATCCTGCACTTTAGAGAACAATGAAAACATGAAAGGCCAGGACTCAAAGTAAACTTTGTTGTTTGTGGTGTATGCCCAAGAGCCACTGGGTTGTGGAGACACAGCTCAGTCACAGTGCCTGGATTCTGGGGTTTCCTCTCTTGGGAATTAGAAACCAGGGGGACTTGTCTGAAATGCCTGACCTGGGTTgaaatttttctgtcttcacTGGGGTTTCTCTGTTGTGATGTCATGAAGAAACTGAAACGTAAAAGGCAGCAGTGGCAGTAATTCTGTAATACCCACAGTGAGTGCTGTGGCACACATCCCTCTGCCCCCACAGGGGATTCCTTTCTGTCAGTCCAAGCAAGGTGAACCCAAGGATgtggggagaagggaagaaCTCTTTGATTCTAAATCTGAGTGTGTAGAAATTGTGAAGTCTTTTCCCTTGCTCCAAGATTGTTTTGCCTCTGTGTTCTCCTGTCAGTGCAGCTCTTGGCAGTGCTGCACCCTTTGAAGATAGGCTGAACAATCAGGGATCATAAAATCGTAACTAAGACCAAACCATTCTTATTATTGCTGGCTTATCTTTTGTTTTGACTTGCTTTAATTCTTGGATTCCAAACATGCAGTGGTTTCTGTGTTCACTGAGAGAAATTCTACTTAAAaattctaagagaagcactaaaacGTTAAGATTTGTTTTGCTGCCAAAGCAAGCACTGTGGAAAGGCTGGGGTGTGTTGGCATTGTGAATGAAGAGAAGCTGCTTTGGGCAGGGAGTCTGAGTGTGGCTGGGCTCTGTTATCAGCAGGGATGAGGTCAGGACACGATCTTGGCCTTCACCCTCCATGTCACGGGGTTGCATTTTCTAATAAAAACTTAACTGTTCAAAACTAAACTTTGCATTAGGTCCTTAAAATACTCCAAACGTAagtttatcctttttttttatgcaaAAGCTTTGAGGTGCCCTTTGTGAAACTACAGAAACAATAATGTGAGGGTTGTGTGCTAGGTGGCACTGCAAGTTAATAAACCACAGCACTCCTGAGCTTGAGAGATGCAATTCAAGCAAGAGCTGAGGTGTGCATCAAATCCATCATTGTGCAGGTCATCTGAAAAAAAGAccagggaaataaaataaaatggagatGAATATTAACGTGGATCAGGGTAGCGAAATTTGGAGCAATGTAAACAACAGGAAAAGCACACACAAGTCGGTTTGTGGCATTAACCTTTTGTGGTTTGTGTTCCTTGCTTAAATATAGCAGCCCTGCTGCTTTACCTCACTCTGCAGCTTCAGCATCTTGGTGAGGAAATATGTACAGGGCAGgaaaagaagcagagaaaagcagaataagGCAaaagacagggaagaaatgcagAGTTTATGAAGTTTTATTCTGCACTCCTCTGGTGCACATACCTTTTGCCCCATTCTCTGCTCTGTCTGTGTTATGTTGAAATCTTACTCCAGTGAGCAGGTTCCAAGGAACCATTTTAATAAGGATGTTCTAAAAGTTGTAACTGCTCAAATTCATGGGATTTGGAAAGGCAGTGGGGCATTGCACCTGCTCTGATGGGAGTGCTGACAAAGCTGCACCCTCTGTGCTCCCCTGAGAGCAGCAAAGCAACTGGGACACTGCTCTcagcacaggaaaagaaaatcaccTCTCTTTGCCCATTCTCCAGGCTTTTAGCATTGTCTCTGCTCACTTGATACCCTTTACAATATATTTCATGTGATTGATTCAGAGCCAACTGAAATGCACCTGTGTGATGGTGCTGCTTTGCCCTCTTGTTCTCATTGCGAGGTACCTGCAATTCTGACATTTCATACTCCTGCCAAGAACAAAACCAGCTGCCCTCCCAACTGATGGCTGTCAGTGAACCTTGCCAGAAAAGCAAGCTGATACAAATTCAGTCTGGTCCTGCTGTGGTACAAGTTTTCCAGCCCGAGAAGAAACTATTGCTAGTCAGCATTAGGGATATTGAAAAGGAAGGTGTCCAGTGGGACCAGAGGCTGTGCTAGCACActgtgcacagcccagctgctgtcctgctcctggggcctcAGCTGCCTGCTGCCTGGCCCCTCTGCTGGAGGAAGGACCAGCACTGGGATGCTCCCGGCCCTGCTGCGAGAGGAAGCTCTAGTGGGGCTCACAAGGTGCTCTGCTGTTGCTAGGAGACCAAATCCCTGCTGCTGAGGAAAGGTTATCTCCAAATTTAAAATGGCTCCTTAGCAATTTCACTGGGA
It contains:
- the DPM1 gene encoding dolichol-phosphate mannosyltransferase subunit 1, whose amino-acid sequence is MAARRPGRVSVLLPTYNERDNLPLVVWLLVRTFRDSGIDFEIIIIDDGSPDGTQEVAQQLEKIYGSDKILLRPRARKLGLGTAYIHGMKYATGNFIVIMDADLSHHPKFIPEFIRKQQEGNFDIVSGTRYKGNGGVYGWDLKRKLISRGANFLTQVLLRPGASDLTGSFRLYRKEVLEKLMEKCVSKGYVFQMEMIVRARQLGFTVGEVPISFVDRVYGESKLGGNEIVSFLKGLLTLFATT
- the MOCS3 gene encoding adenylyltransferase and sulfurtransferase MOCS3, whose protein sequence is MAGAAAAARLRAEIRRRERELRGLRERLAAELARGDAGDAEDEDGARGEEGALGFPAELPPLPARSALSAAEILRYSRQLVLPELGVRGQLRLARSSVLVVGCGGLGCPLAQYLAAAGVGRLGLLDHDVVETSNLQRQVLHGEARRGRPKARSAAAALRRLNSAVQYVPYRGALRPRSALRLVRQYDIVADCSDNVATRYLVSDACVLAGRPLVSGSALRLEGQLAVYNYRGGPCYRCLFPRPPPPDAVTNCADGGVLGAVTGVIGCMQALEVLKIASGVGSSFGRCMLMFDGLEGRFRHIKLRPRKADCAACGDSPSITCLQDYEAFCGSSATDQCRALRLLPAGDRISVRRYRELLDAREPHLLLDVRPQVEAEICRLPHALHIPLRRLQERDQESLQLLQSRICEEKQRAEGQTSLPVYVVCKLGNDSQKAVKILQELPAEEFGSVSAKDIKGGLMAWATKIDPTFPQY